The following proteins come from a genomic window of Methanosarcina sp. MTP4:
- a CDS encoding class I SAM-dependent methyltransferase, with protein MLLQELLDIGEEIYFVEESYTSQRNIGSTLHYLEGVQAFLENQKVRLLRVRNGEQTLGLLLFNPGEEDVPVDFWSVFTGALAGASQKVKFEAFASSILSLNPPEREVEVSSELWRDAVNEYYSLMLVNRNLCSECSTRPESYGSIFSEQRVNRVSEIFHDLGNKGFSLEGRVLEVCCGNGMSTLALYRLGLDPIAMELNKCTVCQGLEHGVLNPKKALVMDAMQLSRYFEPGSFDVVVGFMLGLVYEFNKDLWIGIVNEAAKVVTEGGLLLFTVKSRPEIEILAEALRRAGVEGEIVDNTDADGVFDQWYFVGKKVLCK; from the coding sequence ATGCTTTTACAGGAACTCCTTGACATCGGTGAAGAAATTTATTTTGTTGAAGAAAGCTATACCTCCCAGCGGAATATCGGGTCCACTCTCCATTACCTGGAAGGGGTCCAGGCTTTCCTGGAAAACCAGAAGGTCCGGCTTCTCAGGGTTCGGAACGGGGAGCAGACGCTGGGGCTCTTACTCTTCAACCCCGGGGAAGAGGATGTTCCTGTGGATTTCTGGTCGGTATTTACGGGAGCCCTTGCGGGAGCATCCCAAAAAGTGAAGTTTGAAGCCTTTGCCAGTTCCATTCTTTCTCTCAATCCTCCGGAAAGGGAAGTTGAAGTTTCTTCCGAACTCTGGAGGGATGCAGTAAATGAATATTACTCCCTTATGCTTGTGAACCGAAACCTCTGCTCGGAATGCAGCACAAGGCCCGAGTCTTACGGAAGCATTTTTTCCGAACAGCGGGTCAACAGGGTCTCGGAGATTTTTCATGACCTGGGGAATAAAGGTTTCTCACTTGAAGGCAGAGTGCTCGAGGTCTGCTGCGGGAACGGTATGTCTACACTTGCCCTCTACAGGCTAGGCCTGGACCCCATTGCAATGGAGCTTAACAAGTGTACGGTCTGCCAGGGGCTTGAGCATGGGGTCCTTAACCCTAAAAAAGCCCTTGTAATGGACGCAATGCAGCTTTCCAGGTACTTCGAACCCGGGAGTTTCGATGTCGTTGTGGGTTTCATGCTGGGCTTGGTCTATGAATTTAACAAGGATCTCTGGATAGGTATTGTCAATGAAGCTGCAAAAGTCGTAACAGAAGGTGGTCTTTTGCTTTTCACCGTAAAAAGCAGGCCTGAAATAGAGATCCTGGCAGAAGCCCTTCGCAGGGCGGGAGTCGAAGGGGAAATAGTGGACAACACGGACGCAGATGGCGTGTTTGATCAGTGGTATTTTGTGGGTAAGAAAGTCCTATGTAAGTGA
- the oadA gene encoding sodium-extruding oxaloacetate decarboxylase subunit alpha: MSVKITETVLRDAHQSLLATRMRTRDMLEVVEHLDQVGYFSLEMWGGATFDSCIRYLNEDPWHRLRDIKKKMDNTYGQMLLRGQNLVGYRHYSDDVVEKFVTKAYENGIDIFRVFDAVNDIRNMELSIKVAKGLGAHVQGTVCYTISPVHTVEKYVELAKQLEELECDSLCIKDMAGLLAPSEAASIIGAMKKEVSIPISLHCHCTSGMAPMSYMAACEAGVDILDTAISPLAWGTSQPPTETVVAALKNTPYDTGLDLGAFEEVVRYFKELKEKYRGILDPISEQVDTNVLIYQIPGGMLSNLVSQLKEQNALDKYDAVLDEMPRVRAELGYPPLVTPTSQIVGTQAVLNVLMGERYKVIPKEVKDYVRGLYGRSPAPISPEMVGKIIGDEEPIHCRPADLLKPEYEKRKKEAEELGIARSEEDILTYILYPAIAPKFLQGEMEEEALAVVAPKPASPQEYTIPTEFKVTVDDEVFDVKVEPTGGISVSESAPSKPTSESVKGAVTSSMQGMVLSLKVKVEDTVEEGDTVAVIEAMKMENAVHAPHSGTVKEIFVAEGDTLAPGDLILAIE; encoded by the coding sequence ATGAGTGTAAAAATTACTGAAACCGTCCTCCGGGATGCACACCAGTCCCTCCTGGCCACCAGGATGCGGACACGGGACATGCTCGAAGTGGTCGAACATCTGGACCAGGTAGGATATTTCTCCCTTGAGATGTGGGGAGGTGCCACCTTTGACAGCTGTATCCGATACTTGAATGAAGATCCATGGCACCGCCTTCGGGATATCAAGAAGAAAATGGACAATACCTATGGCCAGATGCTTCTTAGGGGGCAGAACCTTGTCGGGTACCGGCACTACTCGGATGACGTCGTTGAAAAATTCGTTACAAAAGCTTATGAAAACGGCATTGACATTTTCCGGGTCTTCGACGCGGTCAATGACATCCGGAATATGGAACTCTCGATCAAGGTCGCAAAGGGTCTTGGAGCCCACGTTCAGGGTACGGTTTGCTACACCATAAGTCCGGTGCATACTGTGGAGAAATATGTTGAACTCGCAAAACAGCTCGAAGAACTCGAGTGCGATTCTCTCTGCATCAAGGACATGGCCGGGCTGCTTGCCCCCAGTGAAGCTGCAAGTATTATCGGTGCCATGAAAAAGGAGGTCTCCATCCCCATATCCCTGCACTGTCACTGTACCTCGGGAATGGCTCCAATGAGCTATATGGCAGCCTGTGAGGCAGGAGTGGACATCCTTGACACCGCAATTTCTCCCCTTGCCTGGGGTACTTCCCAGCCCCCTACGGAAACTGTCGTGGCAGCCCTCAAGAACACTCCCTACGACACGGGGCTTGACCTGGGGGCTTTTGAGGAAGTTGTCCGGTATTTCAAGGAACTCAAGGAAAAGTACAGAGGGATTCTGGACCCGATTTCCGAGCAGGTCGACACCAATGTCCTTATCTACCAGATCCCGGGCGGGATGCTCTCGAACCTGGTCTCCCAGCTAAAGGAGCAAAATGCCCTTGACAAGTACGATGCGGTGCTTGATGAAATGCCCCGGGTCAGGGCAGAGCTTGGCTATCCGCCCCTGGTGACTCCTACCAGCCAGATCGTGGGCACCCAGGCCGTACTGAACGTGCTCATGGGCGAGCGTTATAAGGTCATCCCAAAAGAGGTCAAGGACTACGTGCGCGGACTTTACGGGCGTTCTCCTGCCCCCATCAGCCCGGAAATGGTCGGGAAGATTATCGGGGACGAAGAGCCCATCCACTGCCGTCCTGCTGACCTCCTGAAGCCCGAGTATGAGAAGCGGAAGAAGGAAGCCGAGGAATTGGGCATTGCCAGGTCCGAGGAGGACATCCTGACCTACATCCTCTATCCGGCTATTGCTCCTAAGTTCCTGCAGGGGGAGATGGAAGAAGAAGCCCTTGCGGTTGTGGCCCCGAAACCCGCTTCCCCGCAGGAATACACGATCCCCACCGAATTCAAAGTCACGGTGGACGACGAGGTCTTCGATGTCAAAGTTGAGCCCACTGGTGGGATTTCCGTATCCGAATCCGCACCCTCGAAGCCGACTTCCGAGTCCGTCAAAGGCGCTGTTACCAGTTCCATGCAGGGAATGGTGCTCTCCCTTAAGGTCAAGGTCGAGGACACGGTTGAGGAAGGAGACACCGTCGCGGTCATTGAAGCCATGAAGATGGAAAATGCGGTCCATGCCCCGCATTCGGGTACCGTGAAGGAAATTTTCGTTGCCGAAGGTGACACCCTGGCTCCAGGGGACCTGATTCTGGCAATCGAGTGA
- a CDS encoding histone family protein translates to MAKVIPFAPIERLVRTAGAQRVSESAGMALTEILEEYGLEISREAIKLAEHAGRKTVKAEDIKLAKEML, encoded by the coding sequence ATGGCTAAAGTTATACCATTTGCACCAATAGAACGTTTAGTAAGAACTGCAGGAGCTCAGAGAGTCAGTGAAAGCGCAGGGATGGCCCTTACGGAGATTCTGGAAGAATACGGGCTTGAGATATCCAGAGAAGCTATAAAACTTGCAGAACATGCAGGCAGAAAAACCGTAAAAGCCGAAGATATAAAATTAGCAAAAGAAATGCTGTAA